Proteins encoded in a region of the Zea mays cultivar B73 chromosome 4, Zm-B73-REFERENCE-NAM-5.0, whole genome shotgun sequence genome:
- the LOC103653940 gene encoding uncharacterized protein, with protein MRIACWMRQSDILVQHRLLSLKKMGDSSRFKGHGMLAPFTAGWQGNDLHPLIIERSEGSYVYDINGNKYLDSLAGLWCTTLVQSNPPQPRREGLQATISASLKQKNNSNASKLCRLGAEVWELKAKRQGLCAEIRNND; from the exons ATGCGGATAGCTTGTTGGATGCGACAGTCAGACATTTTGGTTCAGCACCGTCTGCTCAGCCTGAAGAAAATGG GTGATTCTTCCAGGTTCAAGGGCCACGGCATGCTGGCGCCTTTTACAGCTGGCTGGCAGGGCAATGATTTACACCCTCTGATCATTGAGAGATCTGAG GGTTCCTATGTCTATGACATTAATGGGAACAAGTATCTGGACTCTCTTGCAGGATTATGGTGCACAACTTTAG TGCAGAGCAATCCACCACAACCACGACGTGAAGGACTCCAAGCTACAATTTCTGCATCACTAAAACAAAAAAACAACAGTAATGCATCCAAG TTGTGCAGGCTTGGAGCTGAAGTTTGGGAGCTGAAGGCAAAGAGGCAGGGACTATGTGCAGAAATAAGAAATAATGATTAG
- the LOC100285825 gene encoding myb-related protein Zm1 (The RefSeq protein has 4 substitutions compared to this genomic sequence), whose product MGRGRAPCCAKVGLNRGSWTPQEDMRLIAYIQKHGHTNWRALPKQAGLLRCGKSCRLRWINYLRPDLKRGNFTDEEEEAIIRLHGLLGNKWSKIAACLPGRTDNEIKNVWNTHLKKKVAQREKKKAGAGSGDAGTPATAPLSSATSSTTTHNSSGGSDSGDQCGTSREPDATDVCPLQLEGMDVSDMLVDGAPPAAQPMPSPSSSSSLTTCVGGVEELIELPVIDIEPEIWSIIDGESALERHGGDAAAPCTGTGTAVSTSEAEEAAANDWWLENLEKELGLWGSAEEDTQAHPDLLDHYTGLSPLCALEGDPVSTYFQTGPAAAEPELLVVVEPSAVLL is encoded by the exons ATGGGGCGAGGGCGAGCGCCGTGCTGCGCCAAGGTGGGGCTCAACAGGGGCTCCTGGACGCCGCAGGAGGACATGCGCCTCATCGCCTACATCCAGAAGCACGGCCACACCAACTGGCGCGCGCTGCCCAAGCAAGCAG GTTTGCTGCGCTGTGGGAAGAGCTGCAGGCTGCGCTGGATCAACTACCTGCGGCCGGACCTCAAGCGCGGCAACTTCACcgacgaggaggaggaggccATCATAAGGCTGCACGGGTTGCTCGGGAATAA ATGGTCTAAGATCGCTGCCTGCCTGCCGGGGAGGACGGACAACGAGATCAAGAACGTGTGGAACACGCACCTGAAGAAGAAGGTGGCGCagcgggagaagaagaaggccggCGCGGGGAGCGGCGACGCCGGCACGCCCGCCACTGCGCCCTTGTCCTCGGCGACCTCCTCGACGACGACCCACAACAGCTCCGGGGGCAGCGACTCCGGCGACCAGTGCGGCACGAGCAGGGAGCCTGACGCGACCGACGTGTGCCCCCTCCAGCTAGAGGACATGGACGTCTCGGACATGCTGGTGGACGGCGCGCCCCCGGCGGCGCAGCCAATGCCGTCGCCGTCCTCCTCGTCCTCCCTGACGACGTGCGTCGGCGGCGTGGAGGAGCTGATCGAGCTGCCGGTGATCGACATCGAGCCGGAAATCTGGAGCATCATCGACGGCGAGAGCGCTGTGGCGCGCCATGGTGGCGATGCAGCCGCGCCATGTACGGGCACCGGCACCGCCGTCAGCACCAGCGAAGCAGAGGAAGCGGCGGCGAACGATTGGTGGCTGGAGAATTTGGAGAAGGAGCTGGGCCTGTGGGGCTACGCGGAGGAGGATACTCAGGCCCACCCTGACCTACTGGACCACTACACAGGTTTGAGCCCACTCTGCGCCCTGGAGGGGGACCCAGTCTCCACCTACTTCCAGACCGGGCCCGCCGCCGCGGAACCTGAGCTCCTGGTGGTCGTCGAACCATCTGCCGTTCTGCTATGA